One Synechococcus sp. CC9605 genomic window carries:
- a CDS encoding ABC transporter ATP-binding protein, with translation MAGVRFEDLSKTFPGRGGGDPVDVIRQLNLTINDGEFLVLVGPSGCGKSTLLRLLAGLDHPSSGEIRIGTRPISDVPPARRNVAMVFQSYALYPHLSVRDNLSFGLRRSQARSTFQRIQDQAFRSTRMLPKPLRVRSVREEQIEARVNTVARSLELTELLDRRPKELSGGQKQRVALGRAMARNPEVFLMDEPLSNLDAKLRTSTRQKIVELQRELGTTTVYVTHDQVEAMTMGDRIALLNQGRLQQLGTPMELYRWPSNIFVAQFIGSPAMSLLPITVGPNATLILGSKRIQVEGDMVEPLLQREGQHLTAGLRPEHWHLAPATNRNLQAEVNHCERLGNEQILTCRLVDGDQLIQVRGSADINIKAGDAIHLDPDPTGWRLFEADGEAIR, from the coding sequence TTGGCCGGCGTCCGTTTCGAAGACCTCAGCAAGACGTTCCCAGGACGCGGCGGCGGTGATCCCGTTGATGTGATTCGTCAGTTGAATCTGACGATCAACGATGGCGAGTTTTTGGTGCTGGTCGGTCCCTCGGGGTGCGGCAAAAGCACCTTGCTGCGACTGCTAGCCGGTCTCGACCATCCCAGCAGCGGTGAAATCAGAATCGGGACTCGGCCCATCAGCGATGTGCCGCCAGCGCGCCGCAACGTCGCCATGGTGTTCCAGAGCTACGCGCTTTACCCGCATCTCAGCGTGAGGGACAACCTCAGCTTCGGGCTGCGCAGAAGCCAGGCAAGATCGACTTTTCAGAGAATCCAAGATCAAGCCTTTCGATCCACGCGCATGTTGCCCAAACCACTGCGGGTGCGGTCAGTCAGAGAAGAACAAATCGAAGCCCGGGTGAACACCGTTGCCAGATCTCTGGAACTAACGGAATTGCTCGATCGAAGGCCAAAGGAACTGTCCGGTGGACAGAAACAACGGGTCGCCCTCGGACGCGCCATGGCGCGCAATCCTGAGGTGTTCTTGATGGATGAACCGCTCAGCAATCTCGACGCCAAACTCAGAACGAGCACGCGCCAAAAAATCGTCGAGCTGCAGCGAGAACTCGGAACAACAACGGTTTATGTGACCCACGACCAGGTGGAAGCGATGACCATGGGCGACCGCATCGCGTTGTTGAACCAAGGGCGCTTGCAACAACTAGGAACTCCGATGGAGTTGTACCGGTGGCCCTCCAACATCTTTGTGGCCCAGTTCATCGGCAGCCCAGCGATGAGCCTGTTGCCCATCACGGTGGGACCCAATGCAACCCTCATTTTGGGAAGCAAGCGCATTCAGGTTGAAGGTGACATGGTTGAGCCCTTACTTCAACGAGAAGGCCAACACCTCACCGCAGGATTGAGGCCTGAACACTGGCATCTGGCACCAGCAACGAACAGAAATCTGCAAGCCGAGGTAAACCATTGCGAGCGTCTGGGCAATGAGCAGATCCTCACCTGTCGGCTCGTGGATGGTGATCAACTCATCCAAGTCAGAGGTTCAGCGGACATCAACATCAAGGCCGGTGATGCCATCCATCTCGACCCTGACCCCACAGGCTGGCGGTTGTTCGAGGCGGATGGAGAAGCGATCCGTTGA
- the aroQ gene encoding type II 3-dehydroquinate dehydratase: protein MHVLLLNGPNLNLLGQREPGIYGHSSLADIEAALTREAEQESVQLDCFQSNFEGALVDRIHQAMGRCDGILINAGAYTHTSIAIRDALAGVAIPYVEVHLSNTHARENFRHHSFLAERAVGVICGFGPASYSFALNGLLSHLRRNA, encoded by the coding sequence ATGCACGTTCTGCTGCTGAACGGTCCGAATCTGAACCTGTTGGGTCAGCGTGAGCCTGGGATCTATGGCCATTCCTCCCTGGCGGACATCGAAGCGGCGCTGACGCGGGAGGCGGAGCAGGAATCTGTGCAGCTGGACTGCTTCCAGAGCAATTTCGAAGGCGCCCTGGTGGATCGGATTCACCAGGCCATGGGCCGATGTGATGGGATCTTGATCAACGCCGGGGCCTACACCCACACGTCCATCGCCATCCGTGATGCCCTGGCTGGCGTCGCGATCCCTTACGTGGAAGTGCACCTCAGCAACACCCATGCCCGCGAAAACTTCCGCCATCACTCGTTTCTGGCTGAGCGCGCTGTGGGTGTGATCTGCGGGTTCGGCCCCGCCAGTTACAGCTTCGCCTTGAACGGATTGCTCAGCCACCTGCGCCGGAACGCATGA
- a CDS encoding VOC family protein gives MATADQPRGVDRLGHVAIRVENVDRAVAFYTDLGMRLVWRADDWCYLEAGEGRDGLALLGPDYKAAGPHFAFHFRDRAEVDVIHDRLKAQGVHVGAVHDHRDGTASFYLKDPEGNWLEMLYEPPGGIPSNCD, from the coding sequence ATGGCAACAGCCGATCAACCCAGGGGTGTGGATCGTCTCGGTCACGTTGCGATCCGTGTTGAGAACGTCGACCGGGCTGTTGCCTTCTACACCGATCTGGGCATGCGTCTGGTATGGCGTGCCGACGACTGGTGCTATCTGGAAGCTGGGGAAGGTCGCGACGGACTCGCCTTGTTAGGCCCGGATTACAAGGCCGCTGGCCCACATTTCGCCTTCCATTTCCGCGATCGTGCGGAGGTGGATGTGATTCACGACCGTCTCAAAGCGCAGGGTGTGCACGTTGGTGCCGTCCATGACCACCGCGACGGCACGGCGTCTTTCTACCTAAAAGACCCGGAAGGCAACTGGCTCGAAATGCTCTATGAACCCCCCGGTGGCATCCCCTCCAACTGCGATTGA
- a CDS encoding SulP family inorganic anion transporter, whose amino-acid sequence MALIHGLHQRNIRGDLLGGLTAAVVALPLALAFGNAALGPGGAIYGLYGAIVTGFLAALLGGTPAQVSGPTGPMSVTVAGIISSLAAIGISRDLNAGEMLPLVMAAVVIGGVFEALLGVLRLGRFITLVPYSVISGFMSGIGFIILVLQLGPFIGVSTGGGVVASLGSLIEAQSWNPAALAVGLMTLAVVFLTPLRIRQWVPTPLLALLLVTPLSLVLFNDNRLLELGLEPIARIGAIPEGGLQLVVPDFSQHLPELVKAGMVLALLGAIDSLLTSLVADNITQTNHDSNRELIGQGIANTAAGFLSGLPGAGATMRTVINIKSGGQTPWSGMTHSLVLLLVLLGAGPLAAQIPTALLAGILIKVGLDIIDWGFLLRAHRLSAKTAALMYAVLLMTVFWDLIWGVLVGMFVANLLTVDAITRSQLEGMEEDNPSDATDARHANLSLQEEALILRCGKSLMLFRLRGPLSFGAAKGISARMGLIQSYSVLILDLTDVPRIGVTATLAIERMVEEARSAGRTLFIAGANKTLEQRLRQFGVEGVLRPSRLEALQEAAQLI is encoded by the coding sequence ATGGCACTGATTCACGGCCTGCATCAGCGCAACATCCGAGGCGACCTTCTCGGAGGCCTGACGGCAGCCGTGGTCGCACTGCCCCTTGCCCTCGCCTTCGGCAATGCCGCCCTGGGGCCAGGCGGCGCCATTTATGGCCTTTACGGCGCCATCGTCACCGGATTCCTGGCGGCCCTGCTCGGTGGGACTCCCGCTCAGGTGAGCGGACCCACCGGACCGATGAGCGTCACCGTGGCGGGGATCATCTCAAGCCTGGCCGCCATCGGCATCAGTCGTGATCTCAATGCCGGCGAGATGCTGCCGTTGGTGATGGCCGCTGTGGTGATCGGTGGTGTGTTCGAAGCACTGCTCGGTGTGCTGCGGCTGGGGCGCTTCATCACCCTGGTGCCCTACTCGGTGATCTCCGGCTTCATGTCGGGAATCGGATTCATCATCCTGGTGCTGCAACTTGGGCCCTTCATCGGGGTGAGCACCGGGGGCGGCGTGGTTGCGTCCCTGGGTTCGCTGATCGAGGCACAGAGCTGGAATCCAGCCGCGCTCGCCGTTGGATTGATGACACTCGCCGTGGTGTTTCTGACCCCCTTGCGGATCCGTCAGTGGGTGCCAACGCCTCTGCTGGCGCTGCTGCTCGTGACGCCGTTGTCGCTGGTTCTGTTCAACGACAACCGGCTGCTGGAGCTGGGCCTTGAACCCATCGCGCGGATCGGAGCCATCCCGGAGGGGGGCTTACAACTGGTGGTTCCCGATTTCAGTCAGCACCTGCCGGAGCTGGTGAAAGCCGGCATGGTTCTCGCCCTGCTGGGGGCGATCGACTCGTTGCTCACCTCCCTGGTAGCCGACAACATCACCCAGACCAACCACGACTCCAACCGTGAGCTGATCGGCCAGGGCATCGCCAACACCGCGGCCGGGTTTCTCTCAGGCCTTCCCGGTGCTGGCGCCACGATGCGAACGGTGATCAATATCAAATCCGGTGGTCAGACGCCCTGGTCGGGCATGACCCATTCCCTGGTTCTGCTGCTCGTGCTGCTGGGGGCAGGCCCCCTGGCAGCACAGATCCCCACGGCGCTGCTGGCGGGAATCCTGATCAAGGTCGGCCTCGACATCATCGACTGGGGCTTTCTGCTCCGCGCCCATCGTCTGTCGGCGAAAACGGCTGCACTGATGTACGCCGTGCTGTTGATGACGGTGTTCTGGGACCTGATCTGGGGCGTTTTGGTGGGGATGTTCGTGGCCAATCTGTTGACCGTTGATGCGATCACACGGTCCCAACTAGAAGGGATGGAAGAGGACAACCCTTCCGATGCCACGGATGCACGACACGCCAATCTCTCCCTGCAAGAGGAGGCCCTGATCCTGCGCTGCGGAAAGTCCTTGATGCTGTTCCGGCTGCGCGGCCCTCTGAGTTTCGGCGCCGCCAAGGGAATTAGTGCCCGGATGGGGTTGATCCAGAGCTACAGCGTTCTGATCCTCGACCTCACCGACGTGCCCCGCATCGGTGTTACCGCAACGCTGGCCATTGAACGCATGGTGGAAGAAGCACGATCAGCGGGGCGCACCCTGTTCATCGCAGGAGCCAACAAGACCCTCGAACAACGGCTGCGGCAATTTGGAGTGGAAGGTGTGCTTCGGCCATCCAGGCTGGAGGCCTTGCAGGAGGCGGCTCAGCTGATCTGA
- a CDS encoding tRNA-(ms[2]io[6]A)-hydroxylase: MTTTAPPQTVPTKTVPSKTVASIRWLAAPTSWSWVEQANAHPMEVLIDHAHCERKAAGAAVQMMFRYLCEPGLGEALSPLAREELEHFEQVLALIKARGRYLEPLPSPGYGADLARQIRKGEPQRMLDSFLVAGLIEARSHERMALLAEHSPDPQLRELYSDLLASEARHFGLYWVLCEQRYPRELIVERLEVLALAEVKALEGALTRPEDVRMHSCGVDVTQISSQIS; this comes from the coding sequence ATGACCACCACTGCTCCACCACAAACTGTTCCCACGAAGACAGTCCCTTCGAAGACAGTGGCGTCGATCCGCTGGCTGGCCGCACCCACCAGCTGGAGCTGGGTGGAGCAGGCCAACGCCCACCCGATGGAGGTGCTGATCGATCACGCCCACTGCGAACGCAAGGCTGCTGGAGCTGCTGTGCAGATGATGTTCCGTTACCTCTGCGAACCGGGTCTGGGTGAAGCCCTCAGCCCTCTGGCGCGGGAAGAGCTGGAGCACTTTGAGCAGGTGCTGGCGTTGATCAAGGCCCGGGGGCGCTACCTGGAACCGCTGCCTTCTCCGGGCTATGGCGCTGATCTCGCACGGCAGATCCGTAAAGGTGAGCCGCAGAGAATGCTCGACTCCTTTCTGGTGGCGGGTCTGATCGAAGCCCGTAGCCATGAGCGCATGGCCCTGCTGGCGGAGCACAGCCCGGATCCGCAATTAAGGGAGCTCTACAGCGATCTCTTGGCCAGTGAAGCGCGCCACTTCGGCCTGTACTGGGTGTTGTGTGAGCAGCGCTATCCGCGAGAGCTGATCGTCGAGCGCCTCGAAGTGCTGGCCCTGGCCGAAGTGAAGGCCTTGGAAGGGGCGTTGACTCGCCCTGAAGACGTGCGAATGCATTCCTGTGGAGTGGACGTCACACAGATCAGCAGTCAGATCAGCTGA
- a CDS encoding CP12 domain-containing protein, whose amino-acid sequence MKSIDEHIQKDQSEIEAAKAAGDDAKVRHLTDELKSLEEYKEHHPGDSHDPTSLELHCEANPDADECRVYDD is encoded by the coding sequence ATGAAGTCCATCGACGAACACATCCAGAAGGATCAATCGGAAATTGAAGCTGCCAAAGCAGCTGGAGACGACGCCAAGGTTCGTCACCTCACCGATGAGTTGAAGTCGCTGGAGGAATACAAAGAACACCACCCCGGCGACAGCCACGACCCCACCTCGCTCGAGCTGCATTGCGAGGCCAATCCCGATGCCGATGAGTGCCGCGTCTACGACGACTGA
- the obgE gene encoding Obg family GTPase CgtA gives MQFIDQARITVRGGRGGDGIAAFRREKYVPAGGPSGGDGGCGAPVVLEADSNLQTLLDFKYKRLFAADDGRRGGPNKCTGASGKDLVIKVPCGTEVRHLRTGILLGDLTAPGERLTVAFGGRGGLGNAHYLSNRNRAPEKFTEGREGEEWPLQLELKLLAEVGIIGLPNAGKSTLIAVLSAARPKIADYPFTTLVPNLGVVRRPSGDGTVFADIPGLIEGAAQGSGLGHDFLRHIERTRLLIHLVDAGSEDPVADLNVVQQELEAYGHGLVDRPRLLVINKQELVSEDDLPKLQQELKEASGRPVLCISAAMGTNLDQLLAETWVELGV, from the coding sequence GTGCAGTTCATCGATCAGGCACGGATCACGGTCCGAGGCGGGCGCGGCGGCGACGGCATCGCTGCATTTCGCCGTGAAAAGTATGTGCCTGCTGGAGGCCCCTCCGGAGGTGACGGCGGGTGTGGGGCTCCTGTGGTTCTGGAGGCCGACAGCAACCTGCAAACCCTGCTCGACTTCAAATACAAGCGCCTGTTCGCTGCTGACGACGGGCGACGCGGTGGCCCGAACAAATGCACCGGTGCATCAGGGAAAGACCTGGTGATCAAGGTGCCTTGCGGCACGGAGGTACGCCATCTGCGCACCGGCATTCTTCTGGGTGACCTCACAGCGCCGGGTGAACGGCTCACCGTTGCCTTCGGTGGGCGAGGTGGTCTGGGCAATGCCCATTACCTGAGTAATCGCAACCGTGCGCCGGAGAAATTCACCGAGGGGCGTGAGGGTGAGGAATGGCCCCTTCAGCTGGAACTCAAGTTGCTGGCTGAGGTGGGCATCATTGGACTTCCCAATGCCGGCAAAAGCACCTTGATCGCCGTGTTGTCGGCAGCGCGACCCAAGATTGCCGATTACCCCTTCACTACCTTGGTCCCCAACCTTGGTGTGGTGCGCCGGCCAAGTGGTGATGGCACTGTTTTTGCAGACATCCCAGGCTTGATTGAAGGGGCCGCCCAGGGCTCTGGTCTTGGCCACGACTTTCTGCGTCATATCGAACGCACCCGTCTGCTGATTCACCTGGTGGACGCTGGATCCGAGGATCCCGTGGCTGACCTGAACGTCGTCCAGCAGGAGCTGGAGGCCTATGGCCATGGTTTGGTTGATCGGCCCCGTCTGCTGGTGATCAACAAGCAGGAGTTGGTGTCAGAGGACGATCTCCCCAAGTTGCAGCAGGAGCTTAAGGAGGCGAGCGGTCGGCCCGTGCTGTGCATTTCAGCCGCCATGGGAACCAACCTCGACCAGTTGCTGGCAGAAACCTGGGTCGAGCTCGGGGTGTGA
- a CDS encoding endonuclease MutS2 → MNPPVASPPTAIDLSQEADRAQKETLELLEWHRVCDHLSGFASTGMGRDAARVQPLPASLDESKQRLAETVEMAVLNDLTEGGLSFRGVQNLEPVVLRCSKGGVASGEELLAVAETLAAARRLRRQIDDPELRPVCTALIETMVTLPELEQRLKFALEEGGRVADRASSALSALRHQWNGLRQERRDKLQELLRRLAPSLQDSVIAERHGRPVLAVKAGAVSQVPGQVHDSSASGSTIFVEPRSVLTMGNKLAELESRIRDEERKVLAELSALVAEEASALNQVVAVLRTLDLALARGRYGRWLGGVEPQLEPAAEAPFRFSGLRHPLLVWQHKRADGPPVVPISVEVSPELRVVAITGPNTGGKTVTLKSIGLAALMARAGMLLPCSGQPSLPWCAQVLADIGDEQSLQQSLSTFSGHVKRIGRILEALQRGSAPALVLLDEVGAGTDPSEGTALATALLKALADRARLTIATTHFGELKALKYDDARFENASVAFNPETLSPTYELLWGIPGRSNALAIATRLGLDSDVLHQAQQLLAPGGDGEVNSVIRGLEEQRQRQQAAAEDAAALLARTELLHEELLQRWQKQKQQTAQRQEQGRQRLEQSIRQGQKEVRTLIRRLRDERADGETARRAGQRLRSLEDHHRPTPERRAPKPGWRPAVGDHVRLLALGKAADVLAITDDGLQLTVRCGVMRTTVDLTAVESLDGRKPEPPPKPVVKVHARSAGGGGTQVRTSRNTLDVRGMRVHEAEAAVEECLRSANGPVWVIHGIGTGKLKRGLRAWLDTVPYVERVTDAEQGDGGPGCSVVWVR, encoded by the coding sequence ATGAACCCCCCGGTGGCATCCCCTCCAACTGCGATTGACTTGAGTCAAGAGGCGGATCGGGCTCAGAAGGAAACCCTCGAACTGCTGGAGTGGCATCGGGTCTGTGACCATCTCAGCGGCTTTGCCAGCACCGGCATGGGCCGTGATGCGGCCCGGGTGCAACCGCTTCCGGCCAGCCTGGATGAGTCGAAACAACGCCTGGCCGAGACCGTTGAAATGGCGGTGCTTAATGACCTCACCGAGGGCGGGCTCAGCTTCCGCGGCGTGCAGAACCTCGAGCCCGTGGTGCTGCGTTGCAGCAAGGGAGGAGTGGCCTCCGGCGAAGAGCTGCTGGCCGTGGCGGAAACGTTGGCAGCGGCCCGTCGCCTGCGCCGTCAGATCGACGACCCCGAGCTGCGCCCGGTTTGCACCGCGTTGATTGAAACGATGGTGACGCTGCCGGAGTTGGAGCAGCGGCTCAAATTTGCCCTCGAAGAGGGCGGCCGCGTCGCTGATCGCGCCAGCTCGGCCTTATCGGCGCTTCGGCATCAATGGAACGGACTGCGCCAGGAGCGTCGCGACAAACTTCAGGAGTTGCTGCGTCGCCTGGCGCCATCTCTGCAGGACAGTGTGATCGCCGAGCGTCATGGCCGTCCTGTTCTGGCGGTGAAGGCCGGTGCCGTAAGCCAGGTGCCAGGGCAGGTGCACGACAGTTCGGCTTCAGGCAGCACCATCTTCGTGGAACCCCGCTCGGTGCTCACCATGGGCAATAAGCTGGCGGAGCTGGAGTCCCGCATCCGGGATGAGGAACGCAAGGTGTTGGCGGAGCTGAGTGCTCTGGTGGCTGAAGAGGCGTCTGCCCTCAACCAGGTGGTGGCCGTGCTGCGCACGCTTGATCTTGCTCTTGCCCGTGGGCGTTACGGCCGCTGGCTTGGCGGCGTCGAGCCGCAGCTTGAGCCGGCAGCGGAGGCTCCGTTTCGCTTTTCAGGTCTGCGGCACCCGCTGTTGGTGTGGCAGCACAAGCGCGCGGATGGGCCACCCGTGGTTCCCATTTCGGTGGAGGTTTCTCCGGAGCTGCGGGTTGTGGCGATTACCGGGCCCAACACCGGTGGCAAAACGGTCACCCTGAAAAGCATCGGCCTCGCTGCACTGATGGCGCGCGCCGGGATGCTCTTGCCCTGCTCGGGCCAACCCTCCCTCCCCTGGTGTGCCCAGGTGCTGGCGGACATCGGCGATGAGCAATCCCTTCAGCAGAGCCTGTCCACTTTCAGCGGCCACGTGAAGCGCATCGGGCGCATCCTTGAGGCGCTCCAGCGCGGCAGTGCCCCTGCCCTGGTGCTGCTGGATGAGGTGGGTGCTGGAACAGATCCCAGTGAGGGAACGGCCCTGGCCACGGCTCTGCTCAAGGCTCTTGCCGATCGAGCCCGGCTCACGATTGCCACCACCCATTTCGGCGAACTCAAGGCCCTCAAATACGACGACGCTCGTTTTGAGAATGCCTCTGTGGCCTTTAACCCTGAGACGTTATCCCCCACCTACGAGTTGCTTTGGGGAATTCCGGGACGCAGCAATGCGCTGGCGATCGCGACGCGCCTGGGGCTCGATTCGGATGTGCTTCACCAGGCCCAGCAGCTTCTGGCCCCAGGAGGTGATGGTGAGGTGAACAGTGTGATCCGTGGCTTGGAGGAGCAACGGCAGCGCCAGCAGGCCGCGGCAGAAGATGCTGCAGCACTCCTGGCACGCACTGAGCTGCTGCACGAGGAGTTGCTGCAGCGCTGGCAGAAGCAAAAGCAGCAGACCGCGCAACGTCAGGAGCAGGGTCGTCAACGCCTGGAGCAGTCGATCCGTCAGGGCCAGAAGGAAGTTCGCACCCTGATTCGCCGTCTGCGGGATGAACGCGCGGATGGGGAAACCGCGCGGCGGGCTGGGCAACGGTTACGCAGCCTGGAGGACCATCACCGCCCCACCCCAGAACGGCGTGCACCCAAGCCAGGCTGGCGTCCGGCCGTGGGCGATCACGTGCGCTTGCTGGCCCTCGGTAAGGCTGCAGATGTGTTGGCCATCACCGATGACGGCCTTCAGCTGACAGTCCGTTGCGGGGTGATGCGCACCACGGTGGATCTGACGGCGGTGGAAAGTCTGGATGGGCGTAAGCCCGAGCCGCCTCCAAAGCCGGTGGTGAAGGTGCATGCCCGTTCAGCCGGTGGCGGTGGTACACAGGTGCGCACCAGTCGCAATACCCTTGATGTGCGGGGCATGCGGGTGCATGAGGCCGAAGCAGCGGTTGAGGAATGCTTGCGCAGTGCCAATGGCCCGGTTTGGGTGATCCATGGCATTGGCACGGGCAAGCTCAAGCGCGGCCTGCGCGCCTGGCTGGACACGGTGCCCTACGTGGAACGGGTGACTGATGCGGAGCAGGGGGACGGCGGACCGGGCTGCAGCGTTGTCTGGGTGCGCTGA
- the hemB gene encoding porphobilinogen synthase: MELTYRPRRLRRTPALRAMVREHSLSAADFIYPLFVHEGAEVEPIGAMPGASRWSLAALTGEVQRAYDLGVRCIVLFPKVSEGLKTEDGAECFNANGLIPRAIRQIKEAIPEMAIMTDVALDPYSCDGHDGIVSQDGVVLNDETIELLCKQAVVQAEAGADLIGPSDMMDGRVGAIREALDDEGFEHVGIISYTAKYSSAYYGPFRDALDSAPRAAGSKPIPKNKDTYQMDPANAREAITEAQLDEQEGADIMMVKPGLAYLDIIHLLREESELPIAAYNVSGEYSMVKAAAERGWIDEKAVVLETLLSFKRAGADLILTYHACDAAAWLKEA, translated from the coding sequence ATGGAGCTCACCTACCGCCCCCGTCGTCTGCGGCGTACGCCCGCCCTACGCGCCATGGTGCGTGAGCACAGCCTCTCGGCTGCAGACTTCATCTACCCCCTGTTTGTGCATGAAGGCGCTGAGGTGGAGCCGATTGGTGCCATGCCTGGTGCCAGCCGTTGGAGCCTGGCGGCCCTCACCGGCGAAGTGCAGCGTGCCTACGACCTGGGAGTGCGTTGCATCGTTCTGTTCCCCAAGGTGTCGGAGGGGCTGAAGACCGAAGACGGGGCCGAATGCTTCAACGCCAATGGCCTGATCCCGCGAGCGATTCGCCAGATCAAGGAAGCCATCCCCGAGATGGCGATCATGACTGATGTCGCCCTGGATCCCTATTCCTGCGATGGTCATGACGGGATCGTCAGCCAGGACGGCGTAGTCCTCAACGACGAGACGATTGAACTGCTTTGCAAGCAGGCTGTTGTGCAGGCCGAAGCAGGCGCTGATCTGATCGGCCCCAGCGACATGATGGACGGCCGGGTCGGTGCCATCCGCGAAGCCCTCGACGACGAAGGCTTTGAACATGTGGGCATCATCAGCTACACGGCGAAGTACTCCTCCGCGTACTACGGACCTTTCCGTGATGCTCTCGACTCTGCCCCGCGTGCCGCCGGTAGCAAGCCGATCCCCAAAAACAAGGACACCTATCAGATGGATCCCGCCAATGCTCGGGAAGCCATCACCGAAGCCCAGCTCGATGAGCAGGAGGGCGCAGACATTATGATGGTGAAACCCGGTCTGGCCTATCTCGATATCATTCACCTTCTGCGTGAGGAGTCGGAACTCCCCATCGCTGCTTACAACGTGAGTGGTGAATATTCGATGGTTAAGGCCGCGGCTGAGCGGGGCTGGATCGATGAAAAGGCCGTAGTGCTTGAGACGTTGCTGAGCTTCAAGCGCGCCGGTGCTGATCTGATCCTCACGTACCACGCCTGCGATGCAGCGGCTTGGTTGAAGGAGGCCTGA
- a CDS encoding DnaJ C-terminal domain-containing protein: MAGSGYKDYFQVLGVDRSADANAIKKAFRSLARQYHPDVNPGDAQAEARFKEISEAYEVLSDPEKRRRYEQFGQYWNQAGGMGGGAAPGMDVDFGRYGNFDDFINDLLGRFGGPGGGGFQGGGFPGGGFPGGGFAGGGFPRGAQASRAPVNLDAEASVNVTFAEAFRGGERSLSVNNERVQVRIPAGVKNGSRLRLKGKGNLQPGTGRRGDLYLNLKIQDHPIWRLESDQLRADLPVSLDELALGGMVSVMTPDGEAQVSIPAGTAPGRSLRLKGKGWPSKTGRGDLLLTMTLAMPSSWSEEERRLLEQLRAKRTDHPRQEWLRSASL, encoded by the coding sequence ATGGCAGGCAGCGGATACAAGGATTATTTCCAGGTGCTCGGTGTTGATCGCAGCGCTGATGCCAATGCCATCAAGAAAGCTTTTCGCAGCCTGGCGCGCCAGTACCACCCTGACGTCAACCCCGGTGATGCCCAGGCGGAAGCACGGTTCAAGGAGATCAGTGAGGCCTACGAAGTGCTCTCTGATCCCGAGAAACGGCGTCGTTATGAGCAATTTGGCCAGTACTGGAACCAGGCCGGTGGCATGGGCGGGGGAGCCGCACCCGGCATGGATGTCGACTTCGGTCGCTACGGCAATTTCGACGATTTCATCAACGACCTGCTGGGCCGTTTCGGTGGACCAGGCGGCGGTGGCTTCCAGGGGGGTGGTTTTCCTGGGGGTGGATTCCCCGGCGGGGGATTCGCAGGAGGTGGTTTCCCTCGTGGTGCTCAGGCTTCACGCGCTCCGGTGAATCTGGATGCCGAAGCTTCGGTGAATGTGACGTTTGCGGAGGCTTTTCGAGGTGGAGAACGCAGCCTCTCGGTGAACAATGAGCGCGTTCAGGTGCGCATTCCTGCTGGGGTGAAGAACGGCTCGCGGCTGCGGTTGAAGGGCAAGGGCAACCTGCAACCAGGAACCGGACGGCGCGGCGATCTCTATCTCAATCTCAAGATTCAGGATCACCCGATCTGGCGGCTGGAGTCGGATCAGCTGCGGGCCGACCTGCCCGTCAGCCTCGATGAGCTGGCCCTTGGAGGCATGGTCTCGGTGATGACGCCCGATGGTGAGGCCCAGGTGAGCATTCCGGCCGGCACCGCTCCGGGCCGCAGCCTGCGGCTGAAGGGAAAAGGTTGGCCGTCGAAAACCGGTCGTGGTGATCTCCTGCTCACAATGACGTTGGCCATGCCGTCCTCATGGAGTGAAGAGGAGCGTCGCTTGCTCGAGCAGTTGCGTGCCAAGCGCACGGACCATCCACGTCAAGAGTGGCTTCGTTCGGCGTCTCTCTGA